The segment AGCAAATACTTAAGGCAGTAAACTTAATGACTATCTATTAAAGTTGTTGTTGGATGTgccattttgaaaaataaaatgtcagGCAAAGAGCACTTACTTCTTCAGGTGTGACTACATTGTGATGAGATTAGAGCATGGAAGCTATCAAGCCTACGTAAACAGAACCTGAAACTGTGCAAAATGGGAGAAAACCTCCTCTGGAGACATGTTTACCGTGGtgaggaagagaggaaaaaactgATTGCAAGTATGGGGCAGGTTATATGTTGTTCTGGTGTAAACCAGAGGAGAAAAAAACTGTCTCCAGAAAATGTTCAGGTCTATGTGGATGAGCTAAGCCAGTTTTAAGTAAAGAATGTGCACAGAGACATGCCAGCAtctttacattttatattcatcatTAAAAGAGCAGGCCCACTGGGACACtcattgtgatttttttttttcttattctatTTGAAACTTTTTCTTGTGCTGCTAACACAGAAGCTCCACCTCTTGATGCTGCCAAGTCCCTGTTTTTCCTTCATTATGCTCGTGTGTGGAATGTGCTGATGTTACGGATTGTTATGGAATCGGGCGCACATCTGCAAAGTCTCAATGCTAGAACTTGTTTTAAAGAGGAGGAGGCAGCTCGGGTGCAGTGGTTAGAATGCGGCTTGGCTTTCAGATTGTACAGCCCAAATCTTCAGCATCTCTGAATATGAACAGCTTGTTATAAAGTCATGAATATTTAATATTTCTCATTTTCACAATATTCTACATCAATGAAAATGTAAGACTAAATGGAATTTGCATTTCTGCCTATAGATCACGCTAGATTCGCGCTCCGTATGTAAGTTTCAACCCTCATGCCTCTTTTAAGATCATGCTGAGGAAGCACTGATTTTGAAGGGGATAAAAACTATTAAAATTGAAAAATATACACTTAAAATATTCTTAAAAATACACCATGTAAAAGTACTTCTTCTGCAGAGTagctactctgaaagcatacATTTATACAGTTTCATATGGCTGGAGTATAAGCACTGATTTATTAACATGTATGGTATTACTTTTAAACGGTGGCTGGTAAAGGTGCACTTTGAATTACTTTGTGAATACTCTGTGAATTTCTCTTCCTAACAATGATAAACAATGACTAACAATTGTTATGGTTGAACAGGTTTGATATCATTCATCTGAATCCACTGTCTGTACCTGATGTCAGTAGCAGCTGAGTGACACATGCCTTCTCAAATCTTATACAGTAACAGGTACAAGCAGGCTCTCTGAGGGATGAGCTGAGCGTCAGATTTCTGGAGAAAGTTCAGGTGTGATCGGGAATGGCATCCTTTCTACACAAAGCTTAAAAGACATCCTATGAATCTCCACTCTTATCTCAGGGATAATTGAGTGCCAAATTTTGTAAGCAATAGGAGAAACAGtttaaaatctttctttttttttctttacaaaataACTGAGCCACCTCAATGAAATTATTTTGAGGCAACCATAAGTTTTACACTATTCTGGTGGGAGTCTTACATAaactgctgatttttttttaacctgggcCCCCTAGTGGGTCTGAATGGCCATTTTTGTGAGACTAACGTTGAGTGGCAGTGTGTGGGAAGGCTTGTGCATACACATCAGTTCAAGGTAGTTGAAACCACAGCCCACTTTAATTTATTCTGCGGAATAAAGGGCAACGCTAGATGGGAAGTGGCTGGTCTGATTCTGAAACAGTCAAACAGCTGCCAGTTCTCTTACTGATGACtaaatattttataaagacataTATTCTATAATTGCATAATGATCCATCGTAAAATCCGGATTACTAAACAGACGTACGCTGTGTTGGCTGGGGGTATTTTGAACATCTCAAAAGCTAGTGTTTTTTCTCTCAACAGCTTATGGATAACCTAATTATATATGATGTAGCTGTCCAGTTTCCAGGGAAACATCCTTGTTACTGATCCCATGAGACACGACGAGGACACGCTGCTGTGAAGAGAGTGTGGCACTAGGTGAACAGTAATTATTGGACAGCGAAATCTCTCCAGTATTGTAGCTCAGCACGTCAAATAACCTCCGAGAATAGCATGTCACACACTCGCTGTGCTGCAGAGCTTTCAGACTGGAAAGGAAATCTATATTTTTTAACGTTTGAACTATTCTGAAATAAAACTAACACATTTAATCGTCAAAACCCATTGTGACTTATTGTGGGTTAATTATTTCACCTACAGTAGGCAACCTGTACGCCACTTGTAGAATTCCTCTCACTATCGATTGACCAACCTTTTTATTACTTCTTGGCTCCGTGTCAGAGTTGCACGCTTGCTTGACTTCCCAGTGTAAACtacttccttaaaaaaaaaagcctgctgACGCAAGTGTACACACCCTTCAACTAATTGCTGGCATTCTATGAGTGGTGCTCGTTATCTTCGAGAGACTGAATGGATAAACAAACCGAGACGACGTGCGCAGATAACAGCACAAATTCCAGACTGAGTTTAGACATAAATGTGCTTTGTCATGAACTGCAATGAATGACACACAGGTCTTTAGAAATGCCTGCATTGTGTCAGATGAACTTGCTCATGCCCATTGAACACCGAAAAGAAGCTCGTACAGATCCTTAACTGAGATTTGCTTCTCTGGGAGGGTGATTTGACTTCACTGTAAATGCACTACTGAATAACTGTCACCTTGTCCCCGCAGACAAAACAGACCACACGGGGGAAAACTGAAGTATTTGTGGTTTACTAAAGCTTTCATTTCCTCTCTCAACTGAAGAGAAGCACCAGGGGATGGGTTTCTGTGAAAACAAAGCCTAGCTGAGCACTTGTCGTCTCGGCTCTTTTATCGTCACCGTTCTCTCAATTACACGGAGGCAGGGATCTCTGTCTGTCTCCTTCCCTGCTGTCCTCTTCTGCTCATCgttttctcctctcctctcctctcctctcctctcctctcctctcctctcctctcctctcgcCTTGCTTTATTTCCCTCCTCTCTTACTGTTGTCGGCGAACGCTGCCTGGTTACTCCCCTGGGTTGCAGCACCGACGCAGGTTGGCGTCACAGTGGTCTAATTTTACTGCTgttgatgctgatgttaaaagaagCAATAGGCACCTGCTATTTCTGCAGCTACCCCATCTCCCTGGGCCCTGCAAAGAGATATTAATAGATATGTTTGGCACTGCATGGTCGCACATAGAAGCtcgtcctttgttttgtttttttgttttttatgaagAAAAGGAGCTTTTGCTCAAgtgaaaaggaaaacaaatacTCAGAATCTTGCTGTTatgcaacagcaacagcaaaaTTAGAGGATCTGTTAAAGCACAGGTTCATCAAAGCATTTTAGAAGTGTTCTGCAAGCACGAGCAAGATAGTCCGTGAGCTTTCTAGTTGAATCACTCCAATTGTACCAAACATGTTCGATTTCAGGTTGGGCTTTGATGAGCAGGCCTGTGTCCACATAGGAAGCATAATGTGGTGTTGCACAAAAGGGTGTGACCACATTGGAAGGGCTCCTACGTCACAGCTGGTTAGTTATTGTGTGATACTAGTCTTCATAGGAGTGTGTCCCTTACACACCCATCACGCAATTCCTGTGCCATTGGGCAACCTGTCATCTGGTGATTCTGTACATGGTGAAATACTGTTAAAAGATTAAATGAGCAGGTGTGGTAAGCGAATGACAAGTAAAAGCGGTGGAGAAaccgcaaaaaaaaaacaaaaaaacacgagtGTTTCACAAATGGAATAATTTCTTtgctgaatggaaaaaaaaactcaagattACAATGACAATGAACTGCGTCTTTATAATATTTCAGGTTCTCTGCAGACCTTCACTTTTAATATATGATTGATGCACAAGCAGAGCAAAAGATAACACTCATGATCAAGTGTGTTTGCAAATTAGGTCAGGAGATCACCATATTTCCAATTAGATATCTATATCTGTGACCTTTTCCTAGACGTTTTCATGAGCTGCTGCACATCAAATTTATGTTGAAGCAGCCGATCGCAAAAGAGGTGCATGTAAAGAATCTGGGATTTTACATTTATCAGAATTGTTCTGGCTTGCACCGCGCTTTAACGGCTCGTCTCTGACTGACGTGTGACAGTTTGACGTGTTCACACGTTGTAAAGTGCACCACCTCCAGCACGCCGACGTAAATCGTGGTTGAAACGCCGCTTTCGGATGCTCTTGCGACTCCTCTTGAATGCGTGTAGCGTGTCTCGCAACGAGTTATGGCCTCAAAACGGAAGCAATGCAACATGTCTTCCTCTTTTCAGCGGACACGCCAACAGTTAAAGCGTCTTCCACTGTGAAGGAAATCCGCACACAAAGATgcgtgtgttgttttttttttgcggaAGAACATGTCCGAGCCTCTCGCAGCGCAGTCTACTCTGCTGCCGTCAGACAGCAACAGCGGCTCCCCGTACAATTCTATATTTGGGCGAGGAAGTAAAACGTCATCACGCATGGCTTGcaaattagaaaaagaaaaaaaatggaaagaacGCACTGACGTAAGAGCCCTGACGTACACTTAGCCTTGGCAACAGACGGAACAATAAATAGAGCTAGTGGAGGTGCAGGGAAAAATACTGCTATCCCTATAGGCTAATTTTAGACATGATCATAATTGTCTTTTGAAGGCTTGGGTCTCGGTTTGGCTGTTCtatcacacatacatatattgaGCGTGAAAGGAGGGGAACAGATTCATTCACACAAATGACTGAATTTAAATATCTCTATCTTTTATTTACATGTCTTACAAACAACATTTGTCTATGCTTTcggtgtaaaaaaataaattgaaatttCATAAATTAAAAGCATtaatgttttcacagaaaacctCATACTCCGATAGACCACTCAGACCATGGTTAAGACAAAGCACGCCAGTTTCAAAGGTTCACAAACATTTCACATTCCATTGaccagaaaaaacaaactgGGTAAAATAATAACTATTGCTCCGAACACACATCAATACACAACGAGTTTTGTTATCTAGCACCATGAAATCATATAGGAACTCATAGAACGACTAGTTGGTATTAGTTGAAACATGCTTATTAACTTGCTACATTGGTGTAATAGGCAAGTATAGATAAAGGCAGATAAAAATCATAAATAATTTGCTTCCTGGTACAAGTCCGCTCCATAGCCCTGTGATCTGCACATCTATCTCACGTGTCAAGAAAATGTGCCCGATAGGAAGAATTTAATCTTTCAGGAAGAGTCTTTAAAGAGCCAGCAGGGTTGGTGAGCTGAGGGAGTCAGACGACTGATCGTTGCTGTTGCTTCCTCTCCTGTGTGCAGTGCCACAGGTGGGGAAGGTGTCAGCCTCTGGAAAGGTAAACGCAAATGAAGACGTGTAGGTGGTGCAGGCTGGAGTGCAGGTCACAACAGGTGTGCACAGGGGCTCAAAGTCAGTATTGTTGGTTGAGGCATGAAGCGGCTCCCAGTCCTGACTGGTGTAGAGGGAGTTGGACAGGTCAACCTCTGGCACTGACCGGGCCGTCTCCATCTCCGTCTTTGCCAACAGGTCCAGGGACTCCTCCAGGACGGAGGCCTCCAGGTCTATCATTTTGACCGTGCTGTCGGAGACAATGGCAGTGGAGAGGATGGAGCTGGTGCTGGAGAAGATGGAGTTGGAGGTTGAGGTGAAGGTTGGCTGGCTGGAGGTGATAATGGATGTCTCTGGCTGGGATGTCACGGCAGGAGAGAGgcaggagtgggtgggagagatGGAAGACATGGGGAAGTCCATCTCCAGCTCTGAGGGGATTTTGCAAATGGGTTGGTGGGCAGCCAGAATGAACTCAAGCCTTTCCTTCTCCTTCAGCAGGTTGGCAATGTCATTCTGCAGACCGGATTTTTCATCCTCCAGATGATCAGTTTCCTGccagggagagagaaaaagaggaagtgGCATTTAGTTGGCTGTTGGATCACACTGCTATTAGCTCTGGCAGCAAAGACATTTTGATGAGCGACAGTAAATCTGGTGAGATACTTACAGCTTGCAGGGTGTCTGTGAGCTCTCGCCTCCTGTTGCGGCATTTGGCCGCTGCCTGCTTATTTCTCTCTCTGCGAACTCTTCgcttctcttcctcctcagagTTTATCTGCACATAAATGAAAGCAAAGACGTTAGAGACTCCAGCTCTGTAAATGTACAGTGAAACTGAAAATCATTATGCAACACTTGGGGTACATGATCTGCTCTTAATCACCTGATCTACTCTGCCCCTCTTGGTAGAGCTGTGAGCTCTGGATGCTGCAGACTTCATGGCTGATCTGGGGTAGGCAGGGCTGGGGCTCAAGCTGTAGGGCTGAGCTCTGTGAGAAGGGGCCACTGAGGAGATCAAAGGCTGGACCATCCACTGCAGATCGGGGCTCTTCGAAATAGCAGTGACGGTGGGGATGAAGGAGGCACTTGATGCTGTCAGGTCAGTGAATTCCTGcaggaaataaagaaataaagatcaTTAGGACGTTTGTCtggttatttattattttatttgcagCAGAGGTTCtaagaaaagccggactgtttaAAAATATCCCTGTGATGTCAGCTATGACGTTACACGCTCTCTATGGAGTTTCCAGGTGGATGGATGAAGATTGTCTTGCGCTGTGTGCAGCGCAGGTCAACATGCTATTTCAAGTACAGCTTGACAGAAGCTGCACCTCTATGTCACGCATCCTACATCTGTCACTAACAAAACTGGCATCCAAGATGAATGAGTTTGAATATTTAGCGAATGTTATAATCAGCTTTCGCCCATCGCAGCAAATTATTGTATGCAACAACACATTGAAACGTCACATGTAACATGTAAATGTTTGATATTTGACTTGACATACCTGAGACTGGGGGGATCCCATGCTGGAGTAAGATCCTGCCGGAGACGGGTAGTATCCCAGATTGTCTGCCCCAGACGGGGAGGCGGTGCTGCAGCGCGAGGAAGAGTCGCACTCCGTGTTGAAAGCGGTGAACATCATCGTTCccagaagaattttttttttaaaaaagaagcaGGAAGATCCAAACAAactctgctgaaggtggaatgTAAACTTGAGCTGTGGGAAATCCCTTCAGTAAGTTTGTTAGAAACTCTTTAAGGTGCTGCTCCCGTTTTCCTGTAGTCGTTGCTGTGCTACTCAAAGTTAAAGTGCCAACTCTGAGAGCTCAGAGCGCTTTTATAGCGGAGCCTTGTAGAATGACGTAGGTAAAGGGGCGTGTTCCATACCGGACCGAGTGGAGAAAACCAACCAAACACTCACATGACAACGCCGAAATAATATCCTACCACTCTTACTTCAGAACACCCGGTCAAACTTGACAACTTGAGGCATCGTTTTCTATATTTTAGTCGCGAAAGCGAAGAGTTTAGAAtatttttaaagctgctgtcaaGAAATGGAATATTCCAGAAACGGGATCCCCGAAACGTCATTTACCATATATGGTGCATCCTGTAAAAATGGGCGGATCTTGATGGGAAATGCACCATCTGAGATTGGCCGGGCAGCGACCTGACGTAATCTAAGACAACAAACACAGAGGCCGTTGTGAACACCGAGAAACTGGGTTGATGGCCAGTAAGGGTGCAACTTATTCACACAAGAACATCAAATATGACACCAAACAACCAGATCAGACTGTTCTGACCTAAATGTACCAAACCGATGCATAGAAACCcattcatgttttttgttttttaaatgtttttaaaatttatttcaaCAATCCAAGGCGTCTGTCCCAGCTGTGCAGCTGTcccccttttatttatttttttaatttaaaatcaaCATCTCGTTTTTATTAAATCCTACTGCCTAGTTTACTTACAGAGCAGTTTATGAAGTAAAACACGTTAATACAAACCCAGTGTCTACCAGCTTCTGAGTTCTTTATTTGGAACATGCTTATACAAAATATGCCActacaaaaaaacccccaaacatTTTAGAGTAATGAATTAGATAATAAATGATGGGTTAAAATATGAGGATAAACAAACCAAGTGAAAGTGCTATAAATGACtgttttaaatctgtttttttctttgtagcaAAAAAGTTACTTTATTGGCATGGTTCACAAAAGTATGCCTGTTGCAGTCCTGAACAGCTCTGCATGAGCTTACAACaagaactttaaaaaatgcatgtCAGGGCAAAAGAGGCTGCATGCGTGTTTTCTACCTGGAGGCTGTACTTGTACCTTCTGTGTGCAACACAAGGGTGTGTTTAGTCGCAGAGTGAGCTGATAACTGGTTTGCTGTGTGTACTTTTCCACAACAGCAGTTCGGAGCACGTTTAAAGATGAACACATAGGCTAGTTCTTAAAGGTCTTTCCCCTACAGCTGTGGTTGAGGGAACCCTCAGCCTCTTCCTTTGTGGTTTACATAAAGCAGCTGCACGGAGTCTGTGAGATGCAGGGTTGACTCAGCCAACATTTAGACTTTATTTTCCCCTCAAATTCACTGTTAAGTgggttattcttgtgtttcaagGAACATTTTAGTCTCATGTAGGCCTACATTTGACGGCATTTTTTGTGTGTTAACTAGAAGTTAATTTAAACTTGGGTTTATAGAAGTATTTCTAAAAAATGTCAGTCAGATTATACTGGACATTCGTAGAAGGCTAGAAGGGtgtaaaactattttttttttacaatagttttccttttctttctttagctactttccaAAGGGTCTTCCGGGAGGTCCCTGAAAGCAACTCCCTAAAAAGAATACAGGCCACTGACTGTGCTGTTATTTAAATAAAGTAGTTCTAATCAAAGCCAGCACTCCATTATTTAACTTAGAAAGGGTTAGTAAGTATGTTATTGTGCCAAAGTGCATCAATTCAACTTCGAGGACTCCTGTTTTGTTTCCCGCGCTCTTGTTTTGTTGAACATTACTGGTCACCATAGCAACGCCCAACCTCTTCGCGTCAGTGACGTGCTTGTTTTGCATAGTAACGAAGATCGTTTGTGTTGGAGATTGTCACTACcacagaaaacaaaagttaaacCGGATCTTCGGCGTCTCCCTTGGAGAGGCCCGCTACAACACGTCATGACGTCGGCGA is part of the Odontesthes bonariensis isolate fOdoBon6 chromosome 24, fOdoBon6.hap1, whole genome shotgun sequence genome and harbors:
- the LOC142375361 gene encoding protein c-Fos-like; the protein is MMFTAFNTECDSSSRCSTASPSGADNLGYYPSPAGSYSSMGSPQSQEFTDLTASSASFIPTVTAISKSPDLQWMVQPLISSVAPSHRAQPYSLSPSPAYPRSAMKSAASRAHSSTKRGRVDQINSEEEEKRRVRRERNKQAAAKCRNRRRELTDTLQAETDHLEDEKSGLQNDIANLLKEKERLEFILAAHQPICKIPSELEMDFPMSSISPTHSCLSPAVTSQPETSIITSSQPTFTSTSNSIFSSTSSILSTAIVSDSTVKMIDLEASVLEESLDLLAKTEMETARSVPEVDLSNSLYTSQDWEPLHASTNNTDFEPLCTPVVTCTPACTTYTSSFAFTFPEADTFPTCGTAHRRGSNSNDQSSDSLSSPTLLAL